In one window of Miscanthus floridulus cultivar M001 chromosome 12, ASM1932011v1, whole genome shotgun sequence DNA:
- the LOC136497172 gene encoding protein S-acyltransferase 21-like isoform X1, with protein MLRTEADSSNICRRIKDRTARINRSDMYALIEVVAITVYFLLCMAFYAFFSPFLGKDLYEYIAVGIYSFLALSVLILYVRCTAIDPADPGILISMDGTLFYKSEAPVDTQEEAGKPGLRTGDGEDIQKHKSCFGRVCFCCAIFTTGDCREEDEANHEEDYGEEALFCTLCNAEVRTHSKHCRSCDKCVDGFDHHCRWLNNCVGRKNYITFLCLMAVSLAWLAVECGVGIAVFVRCFTDKTAIEDQIVEKLGYGLSRAPFATIVALATALSLLASVPLGELFFFHMILIRKGITTYEYVVAMRAQSEPPGPSVIDDQQSLASSPMSSTPTGFSGSSFARHYKGAWCTPPRIFIDQDEIIPHLEPGRVPSTVDPDTTDPMERIKTHPKRPVRISAWKLAKLDSNEAMKAAAKARASSSVLKPINTRNQYEADSDNLSTRSSVISADTGHHRYPRSCGNSQYKPSYPPSRASADDIDLYPQTPSSFQSNSRTPTPLAEHHPSKHFNPIYQTSANRSPFSGKASVSEITNAGKSYPPPQADRSSRSSVYWDQEAGRFVSAQANQGSSSRSGHPELLYTGQSIFFGGPLIADPAARSFRDPGGSSQRSAGPRPHQLPVFDPSNPQKDQLSRLP; from the exons ATGCTCCGGACAGAAGCGGATTCAAGCAACATCTGCCGTAGGATCAAAGATCGGACGGCCAGAATTAATCGGAGTGACATGTACGCTCTCATTGAG GTGGTGGCTATAACAGTGTACTTCTTGCTTTGTATGGCATTCTATGCTTTCTTCTCTCCATTTCTTGGGAAGGACTTGTATGAATATATCGCTGTGGGTATTTATAGTTTTCTG GCCTTATCCGTGCTGATTCTATATGTTAGATGTACTGCGATCGATCCCGCTGACCCTGGCATCCTGATTTCCATGGATGGCACACTATTTTATAAATCAGAAG CACCTGTAGACACTCAAGAAGAAGCTGGTAAGCCAGGATTGAGAACCGGTGACGGTGAGGATATCCAAAAGCATAAATCATGCTTTGGAAGGGTTTGTTTTTGTTGCGCTATTTTTACAACTGGGGACTGTCGCGAAGAGGATGAAGCTAACCATGAAGAAGATTATGGTGAAGAGGCACTCTTTTGCACCCTTTGCAACGCGGAG GTGCGCACACATAGCAAGCACTGTCGAAGTTGCGACAAGTGCGTTGATGGGTTTGATCATCACTGCCGA TGGCTGAACAACTGTGTTGGAAGAAAAAATTATATCACATTTTTATGCCTTATGGCTGTGAGTCTGGCTTGG CTTGCTGTTGAGTGTGGAGTTGGTATTGCTGTTTTTGTTCGTTGCTTCACTGATAAGACGGCAATAGAAGATCAGATTGTGGAAAAGCTGGGCTATGGTCTTTCACGAGCACCCTTTGCAACCATTGTG GCCCTGGCTACAGCTCTTTCTTTGCTTGCTTCAGTACCACTAGGAGAACTATTTTTCTTCCATATGATATTAATCCGGAAG GGCATAACAACTTATGAATAtgttgtggccatgagggctcaGAGTGAACCTCCTGGACCTTCTGTCATTGATGACCAACAAAGTTTGGCTTCTTCTCCAATGAGTTCTACACCAACAGGTTTTAGTGGGAGCTCGTTTGCACGGCACTACAAAGGCGCATGGTGCACTCCCCCACGTATCTTCATTGACCAG GACGAAATCATCCCACACCTGGAGCCTGGCCGAGTCCCTTCAACTGTTGATCCTGATACCACAGACCCAATGGAAAGAATCAAAACCCATCCTAAACGTCCAGTCCGCATCAGTGCGTGGAAGCTTGCGAAGCTCGATTCAAATGAGGCCATGAAAGCAGCAGCAAAAGCCAGAGCCTCTTCGTCCGTGCTGAAACCGATCAATACCCGCAACCAGTATGAGGCAGACAGTGATAACCTCAGTACCAGAAGCAGTGTCATAAGTGCTGATACCGGACACCATAGGTACCCTCGGTCTTGCGGGAATTCGCAGTACAAGCCCTCTTATCCACCCAGCAGAGCAAGTGCAGATGACATCGATCTGTACCCCCAGACACCGAGCAGCTTCCAGAGCAACTCACGGACTCCAACTCCTCTTGCCGAGCACCATCCCTCCAAGCATTTCAACCCAATCTACCAGACATCAGCAAACAGGTCTCCATTCTCAGGAAAAGCAAGTGTCAGTGAAATCACCAACGCAGGGAAGTCCTACCCTCCACCACAAGCGGACAGATCCTCCCGGTCATCTGTTTACTGGGATCAGGAAGCTGGCAGGTTCGTGTCTGCGCAGGCAAACCAGGGATCCAGCTCTCGCTCTGGCCATCCTGAGCTTCTATACACTGGGCAGTCCATATTCTTTGGTGGACCTCTGATTGCAGACCCTGCAGCAAGAAGCTTCAGAGATCCTGGTGGTTCGAGCCAAAGGTCTGCCGGGCCTCGGCCGCACCAGCTCCCGGTGTTCGATCCCAGTAACCCCCAGAAAGATCAGCTGTCCAGGTTACCGTGA
- the LOC136497166 gene encoding protein MULTIPLE CHLOROPLAST DIVISION SITE 1-like: MATASVAVSLPFRLFLPPQLFRGRAVRWPRPIRASASSNASDVAGGERKLGALQSRVGDLRGLVASVPPAVASIQKSISPNFVAGFCVGIAFLAAAARQVIIRSREHDNRGSVADLVRRGQLKSGQRGTAKLRTYDDPFNNPLVKIDEGTSTAQMFGKEYRLAPVRLTKEQQEMHQKRRSRAYQWKRPTVLLREGDSLPPDVDPDTVRWIPANHPFAAASSEVDEETAKQNVYQKDGVPSRVKAEHEALQARLEASNAVTKLPSDPTSMQRNERSMRSSGKPSENLESSKFDNQDRQVSIESGKHSSDGSLQSNGPEGQ; encoded by the exons ATGGCGACCGCCTCCGTCGCCGTCTCCCTCCCGTTCCGCCTCTTCCTCCCTCCGCAGCTGTTCCGCGGGAGGGCGGTGAGGTGGCCGCGGCCGATTAGGGCTTCGGCGTCGAGCAACGCCAGTGACGTCGCAGGCGGGGAGCGGAAGCTGGGGGCTCTGCAGAGCAGGGTGGGAGATCTGAGGGGGCTCGTCGCCTCCGTGCCTCCTGCTGTTGCTTCG ATCCAGAAAAGCATTAGCCCAAATTTTGTTGCTGGTTTCTGCGTTGGCATTGCATTTTTGGCTGCTGCTGCAAGGCAGGTTATCATTAGAAGTCGAGAGCATGATAATAGAGGTTCTGTTGCTGATCTAGTAAGGCGTGGACAGTTAAAATCAGGGCAACGAGGGAC TGCAAAGCTCCGCACATACGATGATCCTTTcaataatccattagtcaagatTGATGAGGGCACATCTACTGCACAAATGTTTGGCAAGGAGTACCGTTTGGCTCCTGTTAGGCTTACGAAGGAGCAACAAGAAATGCATCAGAAGAGGAGATCACGTGCATATCAGTGGAAAAGGCCAACCGTGCTTCTCAGGGAAGGTGATTCCTTACCTCCAGATGTTGATCCAGATACAGTTAGATGGATCCCAGCAAACCATCCTTTTGCTGCTGCTTCAAGTGAAGTAGATGAGGAGACCGCCAAACAGAATGTCTATCAAAAGGATGGCGTCCCATCCCGTGTTAAGGCTGAGCATGAAGCTTTGCAGGCAAGGCTAGAGGCTTCAAATGCT GTTACCAAACTCCCTTCGGATCCAACGAGTATGCAGCGTAATGAGAGATCAATGAGATCATCCGGCAAGCCATCTGAAAATCTTGAGAGCTCGAAGTTTGATAACCAAGATAGACAAGTGTCTATTGAGTCTGGTAAACATAGCTCTGATGGAAGTTTACAATCAAATGGGCCGGAAGGGCAATAA
- the LOC136497165 gene encoding uncharacterized protein translates to MEGSLEARPGVLLVGAPGVGKRTILSRLLAAEIPDVHDLSSGVLCQGWTIETKYYSADLSIWTANLGEEFSLGSLPHLDRLAALVMVFDMNDESTLLTLQSWAANVDIQRFEVLLCIGNKADLVPGHSAHIEYRRRMLMLGESSSDPHPDYFDFGINESEGCSLLSEEEPCIEIRNSTAKWCIEQNIEYIEACASNADFDKCLSVDGDSQGLERLFGALSAHMWPEMILKSGNRITAPSLVEKEESTDDESNYDFEYEVLSHGSDDQWEFVGETSTSRSFERSNEADGTQDHTHQVVKAGTDSSASNPLPSAMSTETAEENTVTRTNKTDNSDHVDTTTAYSTDDHQSDLPEANHLFEDEHYGLDDLEKIMSEIGNMRSNLRLMPDFQRREMAAKLAMKMAAMFGGDEE, encoded by the exons ATGGAGGGATCCCTGGAGGCGCGGCCCGGTGTCCTCCTCGTCGGCGCGCCGGGCGTCGGCAAGCGAACCATCCTCTCCC GGTTGCTTGCAGCGGAAATACCTGACGTGCATGACTTATCATCCGGTGTGCTGTGTCAGGG GTGGACAATTGAAACAAAGTATTATTCAGCTGATCTTTCCATCTGGACAGCAAATCTTGGTGAAGAATTTTCTCTTGGTTCCCTCCCTCATCTAGACCGGCTGGCGGCCCTCGTTATGGTCTTTGATATGAATGAT GAATCCACCTTGCTTACTCTGCAAAGCTGGGCTGCCAATGTTGATATCCAGAGGTTTGAGGTCTTGTTATGCATTGGAAATAAAGCAGATCTTGTACCTGGTCATAGCGCACATATAGAATATAGGAGGCGTATGCTAATGCTTGGGGAGTCAAGTTCTGATCCACACCCTGATTATTTCGATTTTGGGATAAATGAAAGTGAGGGTTGTAGCTTGTTATCTGAGGAAGAGCCATGCATAGAGATCAGAAACTCTACTGCAAAGTGGTGCATTGAGCAGAACATAGAATATATTGAGGCCTGTGCTTCCAATGCTGACTTTGATAAGT GTCTATCAGTGGATGGTGATAGCCAAGGCTTAGAGCGACTCTTTGGAGCTCTTTCTGCACATATGTGGCCTGAAATGATTCTGAAATCTGGAAACAGAATAACTGCCCCATCCTTGGTTGAAAAAGAAG AATCTACGGATGATGAATCCAACTATGATTTTGAGTACGAGGTCCTGTCCCATGGATCTGATGACCAGTGGGAATTTGTTGGCGAGACAAGTACATCCAGAAGCTTTGAGAGATCAAATGAGGCTGATGGGACGCAGGATCACACACATCAAGTTGTGAAGGCCGGTACTGACTCTTCAGCATCCAACCCTCTCCCGAGTGCCATGTCCACAGAAACTGCTGAAGAAAATACTGTAACTCGGACCAACAAAACCGACAATAGTGATCATGTGGACACGACCACAGCATATAGCACTGATGATCATCAAAGTGATCTTCCAGAGGCTAACCATCTTTTTGAGGACGAGCATTATGGTCTGGATGACCTGGAGAAAATCATGTCGGAGATTGGTAACATGCGATCAAACCTAAGGCTCATGCCTGACTTCCAAAGGAGGGAGATGGCTGCAAAGCTAGCCATGAAAATGGCAGCCATGTTTGGTGGTGATGAAGAATAG
- the LOC136497172 gene encoding protein S-acyltransferase 21-like isoform X2, protein MARRHGWQLPAHTLQVVAITVYFLLCMAFYAFFSPFLGKDLYEYIAVGIYSFLALSVLILYVRCTAIDPADPGILISMDGTLFYKSEAPVDTQEEAGKPGLRTGDGEDIQKHKSCFGRVCFCCAIFTTGDCREEDEANHEEDYGEEALFCTLCNAEVRTHSKHCRSCDKCVDGFDHHCRWLNNCVGRKNYITFLCLMAVSLAWLAVECGVGIAVFVRCFTDKTAIEDQIVEKLGYGLSRAPFATIVALATALSLLASVPLGELFFFHMILIRKGITTYEYVVAMRAQSEPPGPSVIDDQQSLASSPMSSTPTGFSGSSFARHYKGAWCTPPRIFIDQDEIIPHLEPGRVPSTVDPDTTDPMERIKTHPKRPVRISAWKLAKLDSNEAMKAAAKARASSSVLKPINTRNQYEADSDNLSTRSSVISADTGHHRYPRSCGNSQYKPSYPPSRASADDIDLYPQTPSSFQSNSRTPTPLAEHHPSKHFNPIYQTSANRSPFSGKASVSEITNAGKSYPPPQADRSSRSSVYWDQEAGRFVSAQANQGSSSRSGHPELLYTGQSIFFGGPLIADPAARSFRDPGGSSQRSAGPRPHQLPVFDPSNPQKDQLSRLP, encoded by the exons ATGGCGCGGCGCCACGGGTGGCAGCTCCCCGCCCACACCCTGCAG GTGGTGGCTATAACAGTGTACTTCTTGCTTTGTATGGCATTCTATGCTTTCTTCTCTCCATTTCTTGGGAAGGACTTGTATGAATATATCGCTGTGGGTATTTATAGTTTTCTG GCCTTATCCGTGCTGATTCTATATGTTAGATGTACTGCGATCGATCCCGCTGACCCTGGCATCCTGATTTCCATGGATGGCACACTATTTTATAAATCAGAAG CACCTGTAGACACTCAAGAAGAAGCTGGTAAGCCAGGATTGAGAACCGGTGACGGTGAGGATATCCAAAAGCATAAATCATGCTTTGGAAGGGTTTGTTTTTGTTGCGCTATTTTTACAACTGGGGACTGTCGCGAAGAGGATGAAGCTAACCATGAAGAAGATTATGGTGAAGAGGCACTCTTTTGCACCCTTTGCAACGCGGAG GTGCGCACACATAGCAAGCACTGTCGAAGTTGCGACAAGTGCGTTGATGGGTTTGATCATCACTGCCGA TGGCTGAACAACTGTGTTGGAAGAAAAAATTATATCACATTTTTATGCCTTATGGCTGTGAGTCTGGCTTGG CTTGCTGTTGAGTGTGGAGTTGGTATTGCTGTTTTTGTTCGTTGCTTCACTGATAAGACGGCAATAGAAGATCAGATTGTGGAAAAGCTGGGCTATGGTCTTTCACGAGCACCCTTTGCAACCATTGTG GCCCTGGCTACAGCTCTTTCTTTGCTTGCTTCAGTACCACTAGGAGAACTATTTTTCTTCCATATGATATTAATCCGGAAG GGCATAACAACTTATGAATAtgttgtggccatgagggctcaGAGTGAACCTCCTGGACCTTCTGTCATTGATGACCAACAAAGTTTGGCTTCTTCTCCAATGAGTTCTACACCAACAGGTTTTAGTGGGAGCTCGTTTGCACGGCACTACAAAGGCGCATGGTGCACTCCCCCACGTATCTTCATTGACCAG GACGAAATCATCCCACACCTGGAGCCTGGCCGAGTCCCTTCAACTGTTGATCCTGATACCACAGACCCAATGGAAAGAATCAAAACCCATCCTAAACGTCCAGTCCGCATCAGTGCGTGGAAGCTTGCGAAGCTCGATTCAAATGAGGCCATGAAAGCAGCAGCAAAAGCCAGAGCCTCTTCGTCCGTGCTGAAACCGATCAATACCCGCAACCAGTATGAGGCAGACAGTGATAACCTCAGTACCAGAAGCAGTGTCATAAGTGCTGATACCGGACACCATAGGTACCCTCGGTCTTGCGGGAATTCGCAGTACAAGCCCTCTTATCCACCCAGCAGAGCAAGTGCAGATGACATCGATCTGTACCCCCAGACACCGAGCAGCTTCCAGAGCAACTCACGGACTCCAACTCCTCTTGCCGAGCACCATCCCTCCAAGCATTTCAACCCAATCTACCAGACATCAGCAAACAGGTCTCCATTCTCAGGAAAAGCAAGTGTCAGTGAAATCACCAACGCAGGGAAGTCCTACCCTCCACCACAAGCGGACAGATCCTCCCGGTCATCTGTTTACTGGGATCAGGAAGCTGGCAGGTTCGTGTCTGCGCAGGCAAACCAGGGATCCAGCTCTCGCTCTGGCCATCCTGAGCTTCTATACACTGGGCAGTCCATATTCTTTGGTGGACCTCTGATTGCAGACCCTGCAGCAAGAAGCTTCAGAGATCCTGGTGGTTCGAGCCAAAGGTCTGCCGGGCCTCGGCCGCACCAGCTCCCGGTGTTCGATCCCAGTAACCCCCAGAAAGATCAGCTGTCCAGGTTACCGTGA
- the LOC136497968 gene encoding probable E3 ubiquitin-protein ligase ATL44, with translation MHGVARKLMWGSSPVGAAGSDRPDDHDVVIVLASLLCALITVLGIGLVARCACGRGRAQAAANRGVKKSVLRKIPTVPYVAPASAAGGDAAESGGEAEAAECAICLAEFEEGESMRVLPQCGHAFHAACIDKWLRGHSSCPSCRRILSLQLPPGERCRRCGARPQDGDDAGWKPTYYSAMPPFLA, from the coding sequence ATGCACGGGGTGGCGAGGAAGCTGATGTGGGGGAGCAGCCCGGTGGGCGCGGCGGGGTCGGACAGGCCCGACGACCACGACGTCGTGATCGTGCTCGCCTCGCTGCTCTGCGCGCTCATCACCGTGCTCGGCATCGGCCTCGTGGCGCGGTGCGCGTGCGGGCGCGGCCGCGCGCAGGCGGCGGCCAACAGGGGCGTCAAGAAGTCGGTGCTCCGCAAGATCCCCACCGTGCCGTACGTCGCGCCGGCATCCGCCGCAGGAGGGGACGCGGCGGAGTCAGGgggggaggcggaggcggcggagtGCGCCATCTGCCTGGCGGAGTTCGAGGAGGGCGAGTCCATGCGCGTGCTGCCCCAGTGCGGCCACGCCTTCCACGCCGCCTGCATCGACAAGTGGCTGCGGGGCCACTCGTCCTGCCCTTCCTGCCGCCGGATCCTGTCCCTCCAGCTGCCTCCCGGCGAGCGGTGCCGCCGCTGCGGCGCGCGGCCCCAGGACGGGGACGACGCTGGTTGGAAGCCCACCTACTACAGCGCCATGCCGCCGTTCCTGGCGTAG
- the LOC136497537 gene encoding probable L-type lectin-domain containing receptor kinase S.5 produces MASPSHTGIMRCFALLASATLAILILCGTCSCLHFSYPSFGTANEADFSFSPGAGIADGALQITPSTGDLSHRSGRVCYARETLKLWNRRGTALTSFRTEFVLNILPRNGTGEGMAFILTNNPELPRNSSGQWLGLVNSQTDGSPANRIVAVEFDTRKSGKDDHDNNHVGLDVNSVTSASAYPLSNLSIVLSSGADVRVTIEYDGAALSIVAVQTYSFIYSWAGDLSQYLTDDITVGFAASTGDFTELNEIKSWNFTTLGDDADRRWRHRKKMRLLLAYLIPFAIAGSFLAFWAWRRLTRPRRLAYRNLEEMIDAQGPVRFKFRELRNATANFSSDRKLGRGGFGTVYLGYLKRLGVEVAVKRVMTSGNSNRGEQEFVAEVNSISKLSHRNLVKLMGWCHERGELLLVYEYFPMGSLDRHLYAADARAISNASPSPSETTSSATLELLTWERRYRIIRGVASALEYLHHGSSKRILHRDVKASNVMLDGEYEARLGDFGLARVIQRDGATHHSTQAVAGTRGYMAYESFFTGRASLDTDVFAFGVFVLEVVSGRRPSSPVASRSYRDGDGDDEASFGRGRQQPPMHIVDWAWRLYGEGRAQDAADAALGGEFDPAEVDRAVRLALACGHPNPRERPSMRTSVQVLVGGAEAPEPPLLKPAFVWPPFGERQEIELAHVGVLFTGGGGHSSFCSLSSSLTGR; encoded by the coding sequence ATGGCGTCCCCGTCCCATACCGGAATCATGCGGTGCTTCGCTCTGCTCGCTTCTGCAACTCTTGCCATCCTGATCCTCTGCGGCACCTGCAGCTGCTTGCACTTCAGCTACCCCTCCTTCGGCACCGCCAATGAGGCCGATTTCAGCTTCAGCCCCGGCGCCGGCATCGCAGACGGAGCCCTGCAGATCACGCCGAGCACCGGAGACCTGAGCCACCGGTCGGGGAGAGTCTGCTACGCGCGGGAAACCCTCAAGCTGTGGAACCGCAGGGGGACGGCACTGACGTCGTTCAGGACGGAGTTCGTGCTCAACATCCTCCCGCGGAACGGGACCGGAGAAGGCATGGCATTCATCCTCACAAACAACCCGGAGCTGCCCCGGAACAGCAGCGGGCAGTGGCTGGGACTAGTGAACAGCCAGACGGACGGCTCGCCGGCGAACCGGATCGTGGCCGTGGAGTTCGACACGAGGAAGAGCGGCAAGGACGACCACGACAACAACCATGTCGGCCTCGACGTCAACAGCGTCACGTCCGCCAGCGCGTATCCTCTCAGCAACCTCTCCATCGTGCTGTCAAGCGGCGCTGATGTACGGGTCACCATAGAGTACGACGGTGCAGCGCTGAGCATAGTCGCGGTGCAGACGTACAGCTTCATATATTCTTGGGCCGGTGACCTGTCGCAGTATCTGACGGACGACATCACCGTCGGCTTCGCGGCTTCGACCGGCGACTTCACCGAGCTGAATGAGATCAAGTCTTGGAATTTCACCACGCTAGGCGACGATGCAGACAGAAGATGGCGACATAGGAAGAAGATGAGATTGCTTCTCGCCTACCTGATCCCGTTCGCCATCGCCGGATCGTTCCTGGCGTTCTGGGCGTGGAGAAGGCTGACGCGGCCGAGAAGGCTAGCCTACCGCAACCTCGAGGAGATGATCGACGCGCAAGGCCCGGTCAGGTTTAAGTTCAGGGAGCTGAGGAATGCTACGGCCAACTTCAGCTCCGACCGCAAGCTCGGCAGGGGCGGCTTCGGCACCGTGTACCTCGGCTACCTGAAGAGGCTGGGCGTGGAGGTGGCTGTGAAGCGGGTGATGACGAGCGGCAACTCCAATCGCGGCGAGCAGGAGTTCGTGGCGGAGGTGAACTCGATCAGCAAGCTGTCGCACCGCAACCTCGTGAAGCTCATGGGGTGGTGCCACGAGAGAGGCGAGCTGCTGCTCGTCTACGAGTATTTCCCAATGGGCAGCCTGGACAGGCACCTTTACGCCGCCGATGCCAGAGCAATAAGCAACGCGTCTCCGTCGCCATCGGAGACGACGTCGTCAGCAACGCTTGAGCTGCTGACGTGGGAGCGGCGGTACAGGATCATCCGCGGCGTGGCGTCGGCGCTGGAGTACCTGCACCACGGGAGCAGCAAGCGGATCCTCCACCGTGACGTGAAGGCGAGCAACGTGATGCTGGACGGCGAGTACGAGGCGCGGCTGGGCGACTTCGGCCTGGCCCGCGTCATCCAGCGCGACGGCGCGACGCACCACTCCACGCAGGCGGTGGCGGGCACCCGCGGGTACATGGCGTACGAGAGCTTCTTCACCGGCCGCGCCAGCCTCGACACGGACGTGTTCGCGTTCGGGGTGTTCGTCCTGGAGGTGGTCAGCGGGAGGCGGCCGAGCAGCCCCGTGGCGTCACGGTCGtaccgcgacggcgacggcgacgacgaggcgAGCTTCGGGCGAGGCCGGCAGCAGCCGCCCATGCACATCGTGGACTGGGCGTGGCGCCTGTACGGCGAGGGGAGGGCGCAGGACGCCGCCGACGCGGCTCTGGGCGGCGAGTTTGACCCGGCGGAGGTGGACCGCGCGGTGAGGCTGGCCCTGGCGTGCGGCCACCCGAACCCGAGGGAGAGGCCGTCCATGCGGACGTCGGTGCAGGTGCTGGTCGGTGGAGCCGAGGCGCCGGAGCCCCCGCTCCTGAAGCCTGCGTTCGTTTGGCCGCCTTTCGGCGAGCGGCAGGAGATCGAGCTGGCGCATGTCGGGGTGCTCTTCACCGGAGGCGGAGGGCACTCCAGTTTCTGTTCTCTGTCCTCCTCCTTGACGGGAAGGTGA